The Pseudomonas moraviensis genome contains the following window.
GGTCAGGCTGTCGGTGCGACTCAACGCCAACAGCTCACGCTTGTGCCGGCCCAGGGTGGAGGCCTGACGAAAGCAGATCCAGCCCAGCGCCAGCGGATACAGCAACAACAAAGGCAAACAGGCGTAAAGCTGCAATGGCGAAGTCGGCGGGATGAACGCCGGTGCGAACACCACCAGCCCGACGCCGATACCCAATAGCTGTGCCGTCGTCCCGGCGAGCAGGAATCGGCCACCGCCAATGGCGACATTGTTCATCGCCATCATCGAAATCGTGGTTGCGCTGGGCAGCGGATTGAACTGCATGGCAGCCACCCAGAAGCCGCCCATGAATGCATCGATCAGCAAGTTGCGGTGTTCGGCGCGGAACGGCACGCTCGAGCGGCGCGCCCATTGAAACGCCAGATGCGGCCAGATCAGGCCATTGAACAGCATCAGGCCCCACACCCACAGCGGCGGATCGAGGGAATACATCGCCACGCTGACGCACATGAGCCCGAGCAGCAGCCCGAACACCCGCGACCTGTACAGCCTCCTGGCCAGTGAAAGTCCCTTTCCCCGCGTATTTCCCATAAGGGCCTCGACCGCGCGCTGCAATGGTTTCACCCCGACACGGATGTGTTCGGAGTCTATCAGGGCGCCGCTAAATAGCCATCACCGGCCAGCGGCCTGAATAGAGCGCTATCAGCGCCGCACACGAAGCCCAGAGTTGGCTATAAATGAAACAGGGAAAAGGAAAAACAACTATAAAAAGGGGACCCATGCACACCTACCATGTGTTGATCATCGGCAGCGGTTTTGGCGGCCAGTGCGCGGCGGTCAACCTGCTCAAGGCCGGGATCGATGACTTTCGCATACTGGAGCGACGCGACTTTTTCGGCGGCACCTGGTGCCAGAACACCTACCCCGGCGCAGCGGTGGACGTGCCGTCGCCGCTGTATTCGCTCTCGTTCGCACCCTACCGCTGGTCGCAGATGTTTGCCGGACAGGCAGAACTGCAGCGCTACACCGAGCAAGTGATCGAGCAGTTCGGTTTGCGCGACCGCGTGGAGCTGCAAGCCGACGTCGAGCGCGTCGAATGGGACGAAGCGGATAAATGCTGGACGGTGTACACCCGTGCCAAAGGCATCTTTCACACGCAGTTCCTGATCAACGCCTCCGGTCCGTTAAGTCAGCCGGTCATCCCACACTTCCCCGGAATGGATCGCTTTCAAGGCAAGACGTTTCATACAAACCATTGGGATCACAGCTACGACTATCGCGGTAAACGCGTGGCGATTGTCGGCAGCGGTGCCAGCGCGGCCCAGGTGATTCCGGCAATTGCACCCCAGGTCGAACACCTGCATGTGTTCCAGCGCACGCCGCATTGGGTGCTGCCACGTGCCGATCGCAAATTCGGCCGCTTCCAGCGTTGGCTGCTCGGCTTGAAGCCGGCGTACAAGCTGCTGCGCTGGCTGATCTACTGGCAATTCGAAACCCGGGTGATCGCCTTCAAATACTCGAAACCGGCGATTCACCTGGTCCAGCAACATGCGCTGCGGTTCCTCAAACGCCAGGTTCCAGACCCGGTGCTGCGGCAGCAACTCACTCCGGATTTCACCATCGGCTGCAAGCGGGTGCTGGTCTCCAGCACGTATTACCCGGCGCTGAGCCGCGCCAACGTCACGCTGCACAGTCGCGAGCATGGCATCGCGTCGATCGACGAAAGCGGGATCAACAGGGTGGACGGCGATCATGTCGATGTTGATCTGATCGTCTGGTCGACCGGTTACGACGCCACCGACGGGGTGATTTCCTACCCGGTCAGCGGCAAGAACGCGGTGCAACTCAGAGATGTCTGGGCCGAATATCCGCGCGCCTACCTGGGCACCAGCCTGCCGGATTTCCCCAACCTGTTTATCGTCACCGGGCCGAACACCGGTATTGGCCACACTTCGGCGCTGTTCATCATCGAATCGCAGATGAACTACATCCTCGACTGCATTCGCACCGTGCAGGCCAAAGGCCTGCGCAGCATCGAAGTGCGCCATGACGCGGAACGTACCTACACTGCAATGATCCACCGGGAAATGCAGCGCACCGTGTGGAAGTCCGGCGGTTGCCACAGTTGGTACCAGAGCAAGAGCGGCCATGTGATCGCGATGTTTCCCGGCTTCAGTTTCAGCTATCACCTGCTGACCCGAGCGCTGAAACCGGCCGACCATATTTTGTCCTGAACACGTATAAGGAAGACGTCGATGCTTTTGCTGTTTGTCGCCCTCGCGGTTTTCGTGGCCTGGA
Protein-coding sequences here:
- a CDS encoding flavin-containing monooxygenase; amino-acid sequence: MHTYHVLIIGSGFGGQCAAVNLLKAGIDDFRILERRDFFGGTWCQNTYPGAAVDVPSPLYSLSFAPYRWSQMFAGQAELQRYTEQVIEQFGLRDRVELQADVERVEWDEADKCWTVYTRAKGIFHTQFLINASGPLSQPVIPHFPGMDRFQGKTFHTNHWDHSYDYRGKRVAIVGSGASAAQVIPAIAPQVEHLHVFQRTPHWVLPRADRKFGRFQRWLLGLKPAYKLLRWLIYWQFETRVIAFKYSKPAIHLVQQHALRFLKRQVPDPVLRQQLTPDFTIGCKRVLVSSTYYPALSRANVTLHSREHGIASIDESGINRVDGDHVDVDLIVWSTGYDATDGVISYPVSGKNAVQLRDVWAEYPRAYLGTSLPDFPNLFIVTGPNTGIGHTSALFIIESQMNYILDCIRTVQAKGLRSIEVRHDAERTYTAMIHREMQRTVWKSGGCHSWYQSKSGHVIAMFPGFSFSYHLLTRALKPADHILS
- a CDS encoding diguanylate cyclase; its protein translation is MGNTRGKGLSLARRLYRSRVFGLLLGLMCVSVAMYSLDPPLWVWGLMLFNGLIWPHLAFQWARRSSVPFRAEHRNLLIDAFMGGFWVAAMQFNPLPSATTISMMAMNNVAIGGGRFLLAGTTAQLLGIGVGLVVFAPAFIPPTSPLQLYACLPLLLLYPLALGWICFRQASTLGRHKRELLALSRTDSLTGLLNHGAWKDQLNLAFQRCKRQQQGAAIALIDIDHFKAINDTYGHVAGDIVLRQLSKLLKQNLRATDVAGRYGGDEFCVILPELPLFNAAQAMEALRERFVTLGYEQNPALKVSLSIGLAAYDPSHADATRWLDDADQALYEAKAGGRNRVICNSDNKPRQALLDSV